DNA from Toxoplasma gondii ME49 chromosome X, whole genome shotgun sequence:
TTCGCCTGGCTGGTTTGCCTACAGAACGTCGCGGCCGCGGTCGCAgggtcgctgtctccggccCGGGGGCCACTCCCGGCGCGTGGGGCTCCAGGCCCTCGTGCGGGCGGGTAGAAGGCCCCCGCAGgcgggaaggagacagaaggcccAGCCTGTTCGCAGGGCGCACCCTGAGAGGGGTGCGGCGCGGCTCCGAAGAACTGCGCAGGGACGGCGCACACCAACCCACCTTGTCCCTGAAACTGCTGTCGATACACCTGACTGTAGTCCGCGGCTTGACTTCCACCCGGCTGGCCCGGCGCCCCGCCGGCCGGTCCACTCGCTCCTGTCCCCGCCGGCGCGTTCTGGGCTCCAGAGTTTGCGGTCCCGGCCTCCGAGCCGCCGTCGCCTGGCCTGAAGAAGCCAGTcgtgtctcctgtccctgCGGATCCACTCCCCCCTCCATTTGACGCACCCGAAGCGGCAACAGGGCCTCGCCCTGAGAAGCCGGTGGATCCCGGGCTCTGCGACGTGGGCGCCGCGTAGGCGACActcctcgcgtcttcgccCTCCCGAGGCGCAATCGCGGCGTCGCCGGCCGGCGCGGTTTTGTTGGCTTCCACGGCGCCGGACGCCGGCGAGGGTGGACTCTGACGCGAATAAAAGAACTGCGAGACCTGGCCCGCGGCGGATCCGCGTCCCGGCGCCTGGGCGAAAGGCCCTTGCGTCGGGAGGGCTCCGGGAGGGCGAGCGAACCCCTGGGGCTGGGCGTAGgaggagacaagggagaCACCCGTTGCTGGGTTGTAGTAGAAGGAAGGTTGAGCACAAGAAgtcgcgaagagagaagcactcAGAGGCGCGGCGTTTCCAGCGCCCGGAAGCCCGTACCCGCCTGAGAACTCCAGGCCCGGTCCCCCACGAGAGGCGAACTGCGCCGCTAGAGTCGCCGGCTGGGCGAGCGGACCGGCAGGCCCAGAgggagcgaaggcgaagggatGCCCCGAGGTCGGGAAGCAGCCAGGCCCCGTCCCCGGCGGAAAGAACGCCTGGGCCTGCGCCCCCGGAGCGCCAGCCGCCAGGGTGTGCGGGAGGCCGAAGGCTCCCGGGCCGACGCCGCCTGCGTCGCCCAGCGGACCCGCGAGAGGCAGCCGGCCTGGAGCTCCAAGAGACCCAGGGTGGCCgtacggagacagcgcgatCGAGAGGCCAGCGCCCGGTTGGCCGCCGAACCCTCCAAAGACCGGGACGCCTTGGTGCATCACGCGACAGGCCAGGCCCTCCTGGCCCCGAAGACCAAAAGCCGTGCGCCGCGGCGAGGCGAGACCTGGAGCCCCAGGAGGCGCAAGGTGGCGCCAGCCGTCCGGAGATCGCCGGGGTGCGAGAGTCGACGAGGCCGCGAAGGAAGCAGCCGCGGAGGCCAACTGCTCCTGCTGAGCCAGGTGACGatgcagcgagaagacgtgGAGACCTACGGCAAAAAgcagacacgagagagagaaaatgagTCTCTGACGGgtccggagagaagaaaagaatgCGCGTCCACTttggaagaaacagagggaaaagaagaagggaagcacAGCTGGAcaaaagacgcagacaggaCGCCACGAGAGGAAGTCGACTtagggaagagagacgccaaACGAGGAAAGGGCGAAAGCCCGGGTttgaacaaagaagaaaaagaacatCTCTCAGGGCGGATGTGATGCAGTCAACTTCAGTTCTACATGACGCATGTGCATCACGTCTTTTAGCTTCACTTTGTTTTCATGGTCACAACAGGCACTTTCCTCACCTCCTGTGTTTTCGGGAGCGTCGACTCCGTCGGCCGTCGCGAAGGGAGGCGAATAGCGGTCGGTTCCGACGGCTTTGTCGTCGCGAACCgactgtacgtacagccCGTGCTGGCGGGGCCAGGCAGGAAAGCCTTTCTGCATTTGAGCGTCTCGTTTCCAGGCGTTTGCGTGACTCTGCGACAGCGGCGGCGCCTGCGCATTCGCCtttttgctctctctcttatTCGCAGAAGCGTTCTCCTCCCGGGCCGCGACAGCTGAGCCGCCCTCTTCCTTGACTCTCTGTGCGTCCTTCGACACCGGCGCCTCGTCTAGTCCGTTCGAGACGCGCTTCTCGTCCATGGCGTCGCCCACCCCCGACGACTgaggtgtcgagacacccgaaGAGCCGTCTTCGCGGCGGCCCGCAGAGGTGCTCTCGCTCGACCGGAAATTCCCCGCGTTCGCGTGCGCCGCCGAGTCGGTCGGTTCCCTCTgctccgcctcctcgtcccgCCGCGAGCCCTTGGGGCCGCTCGCGGTGTACGGACACCCGGGGTCCTTCGTACCGCTCGCGCCATCTCCCGCAAAGAGCGCCCGTGTCTGGCGCAGCGAAGACTGCGGAAGACGCGaggcgaagcgcgaggaaggcacaaacgcgttttcggacagagacgcagagtgGTGGGGGCGACACAGCAAACGGTCGAGCCAGAGACGCCCGCCTCGGCCTCTGCGCCGCACGATGCGACAAGAGGGGAGTGCGAGGGCGGAGCTGTCGTTCAAGAAGGCCGGGGGCGggggaacgagagaaggcggcagcggcgaagttgcggaagagagagaagacaagtaCGCAAAGGTCGAGGCAGGCGGAAAGAAACACGGCCGTAAGTGACGGTTCCCTGAAAACAGGAATGCTCCACAGACAAAAAGATGCGGACAACATGTAGACCGACGCcagcgagacacacacacacacactgtGCAAacgcgcctgcatgcgcatgcgccgtAGCTGAAAgatggcgcatgcagaaacatGACGAGAAAACACTGTGTCCCTCCTTTTTCCCCGAGCGCGACTTTTTCCTCAAGTCCGGATGTGTGCAGAGGTGACTGTCGACTTCTTTCGTGGATGCCCGCCGTCGTGCTCTTCTCTACTTGATttcttccctcgttctctttctgaTCACTTTTtcgaaaacgcgttttctccagaaactccctttctctgcccGCCGAACGTGAGGCCGTCAGCGTTTTCGCACCTCTGCTCCACGTAACCCACGGCGGCGACCCGTCTCCGAGGATTTCGTCGACTTGTTGCGCGCCTTCGCGCATGGCAcactcgtcttcttccagctccctcttcttcctctccgcctctGAGGCGCTCCTGTCGCCGTCCTGTCGAGCCTTGCGGGCGTCCGTCTCCGGCGCAGCTTCCGCCTCCTTCCGCCCCGTCTCTTCGACACGCCTGTCTCCGGAGACACCACCGCGCccccgctcttctttttcgcccGACCCCACAGCGCTTCCCTGGTCGAGTCCTCCCGCGACGGAGCTCGAGCgatcttttcttcgcgccgaagaagaggacgaaacggcagaagcggagggaaaagaggaagatgagacAGACACCGGAGCTGTCGGCTGGTGTGTGTCGGCAGAAgcgcggagacgcgcagcagcctcttctctgcacgcTCTCGACGCTtggtttctcttttcgctcgcCGCATGTCGGCGACTCTTCTCGCCCTTGGAAGTCAGCCGCTCGCGGAACGCATCCCACAGCGGGTGGTGGTAGAGCGGATCGGAAATCTCGAAACGCATCTGGTCGAAAGCCATGAACTGGACCTGAACGCAAACAGGAGACTCGAGACGCTCTCCAACATGGCTATCTCAAACGTACCGCATcgacatacacacacaaacacgtacgtaaatatacatacatacatatatatatgcatggaGACATTTgtgaagagagcgacagagagatgcaggTCGAGAGCTACGCTAACACAGACACAACCAACGAGCTGTAAACAGACGTATCTGCACATGGGGGGACCtggcgagagacagatacAGATCGACAGGTGAAAACCAGGCAGAAGTGGAGAGCAACGGACACACgcacgcatgcaaagagGCATTCACCGACGAGACGCAGGAGTGTTGAGACATgcagctgaagagacaggagacactcTGTCGATCTGCGCACCTCCAACAGTTgctccttcttttcgtcgcgactgcgcatgcggcgaagaaggcgttCAACGACTTTGATGTCCTCAAGAAGACGCTCCGCCCTCAGCAGCGTGTCTTTTCCAactcgcttctgcttcctcaaAGTCATCTTCTCCCGACCTACTTGCTgcacaaaaaaaacgcaggcaAAGACGGCACGCGTGGTCCCacttcgggtgtacataccCCGCAACCCGCAGGCCTCCAAAAGCATCCTCTGCAGACACACCGGCTCAGAGGCCCTCAAGAGGATCTCGAGATCTCCGTGCGGATCCGCTGTTCGCTTCCCAGCGGATCCGCACGGAGAACGgtgagaaacgagacagcgaaaagaagagaaaaaccaggaaaagaaacatAAAGCAAACTTACTCGAGGTCGGAAGACAGCCAACGGGGAGACATCTGAGGGCGAGCACGGAGGCCAAAAGTGACGGAGAAGCGGTTTTCcgagtttctgtctcttctccagccAGTACTGAAAAACGCAGCAAGAACAGCTCTTGCAAATCTGCAATCAGGGACGTCGCgatgcgagaagaaagaagttcAGATGGTTCTTTCCACTAAAAACAAACACTGAATGCTCTCACAACAGTAAACACAATATAAAACGGCTGAACAGAGAGTCCATCACCCCCAAACGAATGTCTTGCGACCTGTAAAACACAAAATCTCACACGCGCATGCGCTAGACCGAAACAGGCCTGGAAACCCACACCTGAGTGACCCTTTCAATCGATGCCTACGAAAATAAAAACGTATACGCATATACGTAAATGCATGCGTGCAAGCATCCAGGAGTCTATATCGATCGTCTCCTCACAGCGGCAAGCAAGGTATTCAAAATGAGGACAGCTGTCTGCGGGCGGACATACATGTTCCGgaatatatctatatacatatatatatatatatatatttatgtccgtatctctctgtctacatATAGAGATGCATGTACACGTAGAAATAGACATCTTGAAATGCAGTGACCGAATGCCCGGTTGACTGCGCTCTTCGTGACCATCATACTGTGTGCATTGCGCATAGCGGTATCCAGCGTACAATTCGAAAACCACACAGAAACATCAATCTGTCGGATTTTCTCCCTGAAAAGCACGCATGTGAACAGAAGCGGATGTACCATGAGAACTTGTTTGACGAGAACAGGGTGGATTTTGAGCTTCAGGTCTTCTCTGGCGATGCGGACGGCGTCCTTTTGCGTGAGAGAGTGCTCGTTTCCGCCCTTGGCGTGGACCTCCTTTTCAAATGCGTCGACCATCTTGACAAAGGCTATttcagaaaggaaaagctCGCCTTTCAgctcgttcgtctctgcaagcttctcgccgtcttcatcttcgcGGCGTCGCTTCGTTCGCCCCCCTCCGGCCTCGAAGAGCCGCCCCGGTCGACCCTCGGAACTTGCGCCAGCCTCCCCAGAAGACCCCTGCGAGGCACCGCGTTCGTTCTTCACCGCCTCGTCTCCGACTGTAAGCCGAACCTCGGCACTCTTGGCCATGTCAGCCTCCGCGGGCGTCTCCGAGTCGCCGAGAGTGAAGAGGTCGAGCGAGGAGCGAAGCGCAGGCGGCGCGAAGAGCGCCACACGTCGATTCAACTCTTCCACGAACAGCTCGTCTTCCTTCAACATGTCGTAGTGCACGAGAGATCCGTCGGGCAGCCGAAGGCCCGTAGGTCTGCAGAGAGCAAGCATTGGGTGCGGCCGAATTTGGCGTTTTTTGGGTGACGAATCAAGACcacggcggagagaagaacgagcgAAAGGAAGGACTCAGAGCGAGAACGggtggaggagaaggcgaacaagAAACCCTTGACCTTCGGAGCACCTCAAAGTCGGTTGTTCGCGGCCCCCCTCGACCTCCGCGAGCACCGACTCCCCTCAGGTGTTCGCACACCCGCTGCATCTCGTTCGCACGGCGAGACCGCGAGCAGTTAGGCAGTTTGTCTCGTCATTTTTTTTCACAAAGGACGGGAGCAGCTCAGGGCTCGTCGGTGTTGTCAACGCTCGTTCACTCCTCTCTACGCGCCGCAGACCGAACCCCCCACAGCCGGCTGTTTCTCGGCTTTtgcgcttcctcttcgctttcctttcttaCTGGTCTCGGTGTTGGTCGAAGCGGATGTAATGGTCAGGGCGAACGAAGTCAGGGAGGTCCGCGTCGTGAGACTCTTCGATTTTTATCGGAGGCACAACGATCATCTTttgctttcgcttcttcgccgctcCGCCCACGCCGGGCGCGCGGTGCGCAGCGCCGAGGGCGGCGACATCTTCTTCCACGAACTCCGTCGGCGAGAGGAAACCCAGCTGCACAGGGTCGATTCGcactccttcttcctcctggaAAAACAGAACGCAAAACCACGGCGCGAGATACAAAGCCGACTGTTCCacctcccctcccccccctcccccccggacggcctcttctcttcgattTCATTGTGAAAACGGTACAGTGCAACTGTCTGTGAGTCTTGCCGttgcggtgtatgtacatccCGTGGCtggcgcatgcgcagacAGTCGCCAGTCCAGAGTggcagctgtctccgtcgacgACTTCGCCGAAGCCGCGACGGACGGAGGCCGACGTAAGTGCGCGTCAGACtggagaagcgacggcgCGCAAGagccgtttttcttttttccggtTTTCCCCTCACCGCGAGCTGCTCCAAGTCCTCGTATTTGCGGATGACAAAGAGGCGCTTGGTGGCGTCGACATGTCGGGTCCGGAGCTGGCGCTGCGGCGGcgggagggaggagacagcagaggcggcggTCGCGGAGAGGGAAACCTTGGCACCGCCCTTCCCGCTCGGCGCCCAAGTCTGCACGCGACTCGAGagcgcagaaggcgaggagggagaagaggcggactGTTTGGCAGCGCTCGGCGGACCTGCCGACcctcccgccttctcctctgcggGGCGCGCAGAGACTGAAGTGCGAACCGAGCTGACAGACGAGGCCGCCGCGcgcgacggagacggaggacTCATAGCGCGAGGCACAAAGGCGAACgagcgacagacgaaggaggagactCAGACCGCCGCTCTGCTCATCGTCGACAGAGCAGGGCCTGATTCGCTTCGCTGAGAGAGCACGGAGAGGCCGCGAGACAAACGAgtgagagcgagagacgaagggagaagacgcctgTGCCGGCGGCGTCctgacagagaggaaggacgacgCGACTACATTccgaagcgagaagagacttcgagtggagagggagacaggtACGAAGGTCGACTTGCAGGGgcgagaggcggagacaggaggtggaagacggcgagacaCTTGGAGAGCGAATCGGCAGACGACTCACACAGCTGCAGAACCTTGAAAGTCCCGCGCGACGCAGTTTCAAGGGACAGCCCCGTGTTTTCCTTAACGCGATTCGACGACAGAAAGCagctttccctctctctgcgtgcgTCGCTCCGCAGTTGCAGACGAGCTCGGCacgggtgtatgtacagggCCAGGGAAGGCCGGAAGTGCGTTTCGCGAGGGGCGGGGGCGACaacggagagcagagggaaACAATGGAGACAAGCTCTAGAACGAAAGACGAGTCAACGCAGAGGTCGACACGTTGCATGTGACGCGCTCCACGTCCACGAAAGCAATCCGCGACGCGCGGGAGAGCACCTCCGacggaggggagagaagcgcgcgaGGAACGAACGAAGCCGCGGGCCGGAAGGAGTCGCAGCCCCgacaaaagaagaagtggagacaaATCCGccgagagggagacacggAGGCCAGCAGtctgaggagacgaaaacgaagagagaactcgGCGGGGACGCTGCCAAAcgcggggagaagagaggaggaacagacGGAAAACTGGGTCTGAGCAAGAAAAGTCAGAGACCAGTAGAgcaaggcagaagaaaagggcgTCCGGACGATGCCGGCGAAACCGCCGAACTCAGGTGAAACAGCAGGAGACGCCAAATGCAGATGAAGGAACCTAGCGTCggaaggaaagcgaaacgcAAGCGCCTTCCCTCTCGATCGGCTCCTCTTCGCGTCGGTCAGGAGGACATACACCGTACGCCTCCAGGCGGAGCTGGCGGGACGCTGACGCAAAAGGCCCAGAAGTCTCCGGAGGAACGAACGCAGAGCTCTGGGTGAAAAGCCGGTAGGCAGCAGAAGGGAAAGCGTCTCCAGACAACAGCCTCCAGATGCTTTCTGTCTGCTGACATGCACACCGAGCGGCGAGACGAGTGTGCGTTGGTTGCCCGGCAGACCGCGAAGCCGCGTCCAGTCGGCGGACGGTTAACGGCGAGTCTTGGCACGAGAGCGCGCCGCTGCGTCCGTTGCTTTAGAGGAAGCAAGAGCGGGGAGGTCTATCGGCACAaaaaaagaggggaaaacgcGACACTGGTGGGCGTCGTCTCATCCCCCGACCTGCGCGGAAACTAAGGTGCGACACGCGACTTCTGTCGACCCTCGATTGTTCTCTGAAACTGAGAAAACATGGAAACCCACCCGTCATCTCCTCGTGTGCAGACAGAGGGGTTCCTGCAAATCTGCAACGTCTGCCCTTCGCGTGACTTCGATGGGCACCGCTCCCCCTAGAATGTCTTAGACGCAACCACCCGGGGAGGCCGCCCGCGCTGCGCTCGCAGGCAACTGCTCGGCAATCAGTCTTCGATTCGTGGATCTCGCGGCGCCTGAGCTCCGAAAATGCCAGCCTCTGTTGCATgctccttccctttctccgtctcACGAGTCCTCCCTCTACGGCGCCGTCTGTGATGCGCATCCGCCAGCGGAAACCCGTTCCTCGACCCCGTTAGGCCGCCTCATCACCCGCCAAAGAGCCGCATTCCCGCCGGTCGAAATGCCTCTTCTGTCAAGGAAACCACCTCGCTCgacagtttctctcttcctggtTTCTCGACCttccgagagaaacgcgagagacggcAAACAGCCCGCCCCCCACCAAGATGTGACGCCCGACCGCCTGGAGGTCACCCGCGTCGAGACATGCCGCTCGACCCGCCAAAcccgggtgtacatacagctgcCGCGCGTCGCTCACGAGCCAAGTTGCGAGATCGAGTCAATATCGGCGGGGAATTTGCGAGACTCCTTCGCAAAAAACACAAGGGGACTTCGGGCCTGGAAACCCACCCTCTAGACGAATCGAGGGCGCGAAGAAGCTCGTTCGCGCTGCCGCCAGATCGCGACTAGCCTGAgattcggcttatattcCGTTGCCCGTTCCGGAGCGCTTCGGAGGGGGTGCCCCGTGTGTCCAGAGAGGGGTTTTatagagaggaagaacggggTGCGCTCGGTGCTCCCACGCGCAGACCGCGGGGGCGGCTTCCCGCGACTCAGGGGGATTTTTCGAGGAAACTGCTCGGACTCCCTTGCAGATTTGTCTGcggaacgaaagagaaaaacacagaaagaaaagcggcACGAAAAGCGCGGCGGAatcgcgaagaaaaggcgcTGTCCACGAGGAAAAAGTGGCGCGAGACGGGG
Protein-coding regions in this window:
- a CDS encoding hypothetical protein (encoded by transcript TGME49_225000), whose amino-acid sequence is MSPPSPSRAAASSVSSVRTSVSARPAEEKAGGSAGPPSAAKQSASSPSSPSALSSRVQTWAPSGKGGAKVSLSATAASAVSSLPPPQRQLRTRHVDATKRLFVIRKYEDLEQLAEEEGVRIDPVQLGFLSPTEFVEEDVAALGAAHRAPGVGGAAKKRKQKMIVVPPIKIEESHDADLPDFVRPDHYIRFDQHRDQPTGLRLPDGSLVHYDMLKEDELFVEELNRRVALFAPPALRSSLDLFTLGDSETPAEADMAKSAEVRLTVGDEAVKNERGASQGSSGEAGASSEGRPGRLFEAGGGRTKRRREDEDGEKLAETNELKGELFLSEIAFVKMVDAFEKEVHAKGGNEHSLTQKDAVRIAREDLKLKIHPVLVKQVLMYWLEKRQKLGKPLLRHFWPPCSPSDVSPLAVFRPRQVGREKMTLRKQKRVGKDTLLRAERLLEDIKVVERLLRRMRSRDEKKEQLLEVQFMAFDQMRFEISDPLYHHPLWDAFRERLTSKGEKSRRHAASEKRNQASRACREEAAARLRASADTHQPTAPVSVSSSSFPSASAVSSSSSARRKDRSSSVAGGLDQGSAVGSGEKEERGRGGVSGDRRVEETGRKEAEAAPETDARKARQDGDRSASEAERKKRELEEDECAMREGAQQVDEILGDGSPPWVTWSRGNRHLRPCFFPPASTFAYLSSLSSATSPLPPSLVPPPPAFLNDSSALALPSCRIVRRRGRGGRLWLDRLLCRPHHSASLSENAFVPSSRFASRLPQSSLRQTRALFAGDGASGTKDPGCPYTASGPKGSRRDEEAEQREPTDSAAHANAGNFRSSESTSAGRREDGSSGVSTPQSSGVGDAMDEKRVSNGLDEAPVSKDAQRVKEEGGSAVAAREENASANKRESKKANAQAPPLSQSHANAWKRDAQMQKGFPAWPRQHGLYVQSVRDDKAVGTDRYSPPFATADGVDAPENTGGLHVFSLHRHLAQQEQLASAAASFAASSTLAPRRSPDGWRHLAPPGAPGLASPRRTAFGLRGQEGLACRVMHQGVPVFGGFGGQPGAGLSIALSPYGHPGSLGAPGRLPLAGPLGDAGGVGPGAFGLPHTLAAGAPGAQAQAFFPPGTGPGCFPTSGHPFAFAPSGPAGPLAQPATLAAQFASRGGPGLEFSGGYGLPGAGNAAPLSASLFATSCAQPSFYYNPATGVSLVSSYAQPQGFARPPGALPTQGPFAQAPGRGSAAGQVSQFFYSRQSPPSPASGAVEANKTAPAGDAAIAPREGEDARSVAYAAPTSQSPGSTGFSGRGPVAASGASNGGGSGSAGTGDTTGFFRPGDGGSEAGTANSGAQNAPAGTGASGPAGGAPGQPGGSQAADYSQVYRQQFQGQGGLVCAVPAQFFGAAPHPSQGAPCEQAGPSVSFPPAGAFYPPARGPGAPRAGSGPRAGDSDPATAAATFCRQTSQANFKGWLRVSSTDFEREQGRAKSEGRTRNEEE